A region from the Salicibibacter cibarius genome encodes:
- a CDS encoding NAD-dependent succinate-semialdehyde dehydrogenase yields the protein MLINGEWTGDKLEQIDVVNPATGDVLDTIPKGGEKEAEAAATAAYEAFSEWSKLTAADRSAKLEKWFELIGENHEDLAQTMTKEQGKAIKEARGEISYANSFIKWYAEEGKRNYGESVPASAPDKRLFVTHQPVGVVASITPWNFPAAMITRKIAPALAVGCTAVIKPATQTPLTALKLAELAVEAGIPKGVVNVVTGSSRKISEAWQQDKRVRKLTFTGSTEVGKTLMSGASETMKKISLELGGHAPLIVLEDADIDNAVEQAVTSKFRNGGQTCVCANRIYVAESIEETFTNKFKQAVEGLNVGDGLDDNTDIGPLIDEDAVDKVLSHIEDAEKQGAKVVTGGKKKDGLFLTPTVISGVNEDMACMNEETFGPLAPIATFKTEEEAIERANNTIYGLAAYLFTSNVSKAVRLSEQLEYGIIGLNDGGPSTAQAPFGGWKQSGIGREGGRQGMDEFLETKYISLKL from the coding sequence ATTCTCATCAACGGCGAATGGACCGGCGATAAACTGGAGCAAATCGATGTCGTTAACCCTGCGACGGGGGATGTGCTCGATACGATTCCGAAAGGCGGCGAAAAAGAAGCCGAGGCAGCTGCGACTGCCGCGTACGAAGCATTCTCCGAGTGGTCCAAGCTTACCGCTGCGGACCGGAGCGCAAAGTTGGAGAAATGGTTTGAATTGATCGGTGAGAATCACGAAGACCTCGCGCAAACGATGACGAAAGAGCAAGGGAAAGCGATCAAGGAAGCGCGCGGCGAAATTTCTTATGCGAATTCATTTATCAAATGGTACGCGGAGGAAGGTAAGCGCAACTATGGAGAATCGGTCCCGGCTTCTGCACCGGACAAGCGGTTGTTTGTCACCCATCAACCTGTGGGGGTCGTGGCATCGATTACACCGTGGAATTTTCCGGCGGCGATGATTACGCGTAAAATCGCGCCGGCACTCGCAGTCGGTTGCACAGCTGTCATTAAACCTGCAACGCAAACACCGTTAACAGCTCTCAAATTGGCCGAATTGGCGGTGGAAGCAGGCATTCCCAAAGGGGTTGTCAACGTTGTCACCGGTTCATCCAGAAAAATTTCCGAGGCGTGGCAGCAGGACAAACGCGTGCGCAAGCTTACCTTCACCGGTTCAACGGAAGTTGGCAAAACGTTAATGAGCGGCGCATCGGAAACGATGAAGAAAATATCGTTGGAACTTGGCGGCCATGCACCATTAATCGTGCTTGAAGATGCGGATATTGACAACGCGGTTGAACAGGCAGTGACCTCGAAATTCCGTAACGGAGGTCAAACTTGTGTCTGTGCGAACCGTATTTACGTGGCGGAATCGATTGAAGAGACGTTCACGAATAAATTTAAGCAAGCCGTTGAAGGTTTAAACGTCGGCGATGGTCTCGATGATAATACTGACATTGGGCCTTTAATCGACGAAGATGCCGTTGACAAAGTCCTCTCCCATATAGAAGATGCCGAAAAACAAGGGGCAAAAGTTGTTACGGGCGGCAAAAAGAAAGATGGGCTCTTTTTAACACCAACAGTAATTAGCGGGGTAAACGAAGACATGGCTTGCATGAATGAAGAAACGTTTGGCCCGCTCGCGCCTATTGCTACTTTTAAAACCGAAGAAGAAGCGATTGAGCGGGCAAATAACACCATCTACGGATTGGCGGCTTATTTATTTACGAGCAATGTGTCTAAAGCGGTCCGCTTGAGCGAACAGCTGGAGTACGGCATCATCGGCTTAAACGACGGTGGTCCTTCCACAGCACAGGCGCCATTCGGCGGCTGGAAGCAAAGCGGCATCGGACGGGAAGGCGGCCGTCAAGGCATGGATGAGTTTCTGGAGACGAAATATATCTCGCTTAAACTATAA
- a CDS encoding NADPH-dependent FMN reductase, with protein sequence MNIVALSGSNVGSKTRTAMDYTVNTIAEKYPETEVTLIDLADLEIQFSDGRNFLDYEGDTKYVAQTIMDADAIIIGTPIFQASIPATLKNLFDLLPQDGLRDKVTSVLVTAGSLTHFLIVEQQLKPILSYMKAQIVQDYVFIEEKDFHRKEITNDNVLLRVDRLVEDTVGLTETYMNMRKTKEEAYGF encoded by the coding sequence ATGAACATCGTAGCATTATCCGGTTCCAACGTCGGTTCCAAAACGAGAACGGCGATGGATTATACCGTGAATACGATTGCCGAAAAATATCCGGAGACGGAAGTAACCTTGATTGATTTAGCAGACTTAGAGATACAATTTAGTGATGGACGCAACTTTTTGGACTATGAAGGGGATACAAAATATGTCGCTCAAACGATCATGGATGCGGATGCCATCATCATCGGAACGCCAATTTTTCAAGCATCTATCCCCGCGACATTGAAAAATCTATTCGATTTGCTCCCTCAGGACGGGCTGCGGGATAAAGTGACGAGCGTACTCGTAACCGCAGGGTCGCTGACGCACTTTCTCATTGTGGAACAACAGCTTAAACCAATTTTGTCGTACATGAAAGCGCAAATCGTCCAAGATTACGTATTTATCGAGGAAAAAGATTTCCATCGAAAAGAGATCACCAATGACAATGTCTTGCTCCGCGTCGATCGATTGGTGGAAGATACTGTTGGATTAACGGAGACTTATATGAATATGCGCAAAACGAAGGAAGAAGCGTATGGGTTTTAG
- a CDS encoding LLM class flavin-dependent oxidoreductase, whose product MENYRIDPAKGMEFGLYTLGDHLPNPIAGERISAEQRIHELIKLAQLAEQAGIDFFSVGESHQEYFATQAHAVVLSAIAQATEKIKISSSSTIISTSDPVRVYENFATLDLISKGRAEIVAGRASRVGLFDLLGYDLRDYEELYEEKFELLLKINEEEVVNWDGQFRAPLKDAQVLPRPQNGSLPIWRAVGGTAASAIKAGYAGVPMYLAHLGGPVASFKQAVDAYRDAARQSGFDPSTLPISTAGFFYTAETTQQAQKEYYPHINEGMKLTNGQGFPKQAFAQSEDLRTVINVGSPQQVIEKILYQHEQFGHQRFIAQMDFGGVPFDKLRKNIELIGTEILPAIKKHTAKE is encoded by the coding sequence ATGGAAAATTATCGCATCGATCCGGCCAAAGGTATGGAGTTTGGCCTTTATACTTTAGGTGATCATTTGCCGAATCCAATAGCCGGGGAAAGAATATCTGCTGAGCAGCGGATTCACGAACTCATAAAATTAGCTCAATTAGCCGAGCAGGCCGGGATTGATTTTTTCAGCGTCGGCGAAAGCCATCAAGAGTATTTTGCCACACAAGCACACGCGGTGGTTTTATCGGCCATTGCGCAAGCCACAGAAAAAATAAAAATATCGAGTTCTTCGACGATCATCAGCACATCCGATCCGGTACGGGTGTATGAAAATTTCGCGACACTCGATTTGATTTCAAAAGGGCGGGCAGAAATTGTTGCAGGTCGCGCTTCCCGTGTTGGGCTCTTTGACTTGTTGGGCTATGATCTTCGGGATTATGAAGAATTATATGAAGAAAAATTTGAGTTGTTATTGAAAATCAATGAAGAGGAAGTCGTTAATTGGGACGGGCAATTCCGCGCGCCGTTAAAAGACGCCCAGGTGCTTCCCCGGCCGCAAAATGGGTCGCTCCCGATTTGGCGCGCGGTCGGCGGGACGGCGGCAAGCGCGATCAAAGCGGGGTATGCCGGAGTACCGATGTATTTGGCGCATTTAGGCGGACCCGTTGCCAGTTTCAAGCAGGCGGTTGATGCTTATCGCGATGCTGCACGCCAAAGCGGGTTTGATCCATCCACTCTGCCGATTTCAACAGCCGGGTTTTTTTATACAGCGGAAACGACCCAGCAGGCCCAGAAGGAATATTACCCTCATATCAATGAAGGAATGAAGCTGACGAATGGGCAGGGATTTCCGAAGCAGGCCTTTGCACAGAGTGAGGATCTGCGGACCGTCATAAACGTCGGCAGCCCTCAGCAGGTGATTGAAAAAATTCTTTATCAGCATGAACAATTCGGCCATCAGCGTTTTATTGCACAAATGGACTTTGGCGGCGTACCGTTTGATAAACTGCGAAAAAATATTGAGCTCATAGGGACAGAAATACTGCCGGCAATCAAAAAGCATACAGCTAAAGAGTAG
- a CDS encoding transporter, whose product MNQHDPHWQGNGPPPPNQQRQFGPIFNGLIGGFFGPPGQPPTGIPTQPTQTGAPTEPPPSFTPPRPDGIATFAVDPGAIRGCLFRFTYVWLTNQQQFWFYPIFVGQTSVAGFRWTGFSWSYFGIDTRLIDAFQCF is encoded by the coding sequence ATGAATCAGCACGACCCTCACTGGCAAGGAAATGGACCCCCGCCCCCAAACCAACAGAGACAGTTCGGCCCTATTTTCAACGGATTAATCGGTGGTTTTTTCGGACCTCCCGGACAGCCACCTACAGGGATTCCAACGCAACCGACACAAACGGGGGCTCCGACTGAGCCACCTCCGAGTTTTACCCCGCCAAGACCTGACGGAATCGCCACATTTGCCGTTGATCCGGGAGCTATACGCGGATGCTTATTCCGTTTCACCTATGTTTGGCTGACCAATCAACAACAATTTTGGTTCTATCCTATATTTGTGGGCCAAACGTCTGTAGCAGGGTTCAGATGGACTGGATTTTCTTGGTCCTATTTTGGCATTGACACACGTTTAATCGATGCATTTCAGTGTTTTTAG
- a CDS encoding adenylosuccinate synthase: MSSIVIVGTQWGDEGKGKITDYLSENAEVIARYQGGNNAGHTIKFDGETYKLHLVPSGIFSDDKICVIGNGMVIDPKALVEELAGLEARGIETSNLRISNRAHVILPYHIKQDIAEEESKGASKIGTTKKGIGPAYMDKAARVGIRVADLLEKDEFADKLDRNLQEKNRLLEKIYETEGFRVEDILEEYYEYGQRLAAYVCDTSVVLNDAIDQGRRVLFEGAQGVMLDIDQGTYPFVTSSNPIAGGVTIGSGVGPSKIHHVVGVSKAYTTRVGDGPFPTELTDEVGDRIRDIGNEYGTTTGRPRRVGWFDSVVVRHARRVSGITDLSLNCLDVLSGLDTVKICVAYEYRGERVEEFPASLNVLAECKPIYEEMPGWKEDITQARSLGDLPPRARHYAERIAQLTNIPLSVFSVGPDRTQTNEVRGVWGL; the protein is encoded by the coding sequence TTGTCATCCATCGTTATCGTGGGAACACAGTGGGGGGACGAAGGCAAAGGTAAGATTACGGATTATCTATCGGAAAACGCAGAAGTGATCGCCCGTTATCAAGGGGGCAACAATGCGGGGCATACGATTAAGTTTGACGGTGAAACCTACAAGTTGCACCTCGTACCCTCCGGTATTTTTTCTGATGATAAGATCTGTGTCATCGGTAACGGGATGGTGATTGACCCGAAAGCATTGGTCGAAGAACTGGCAGGGCTTGAAGCGCGCGGCATTGAGACAAGCAATTTGCGCATTAGCAACCGCGCCCATGTCATTCTTCCTTATCATATTAAACAGGATATTGCGGAAGAGGAAAGTAAAGGCGCAAGCAAGATCGGGACGACGAAAAAAGGCATTGGGCCGGCATATATGGATAAGGCGGCTCGTGTTGGCATTCGTGTCGCCGATCTGCTTGAGAAAGATGAGTTCGCCGATAAATTGGATCGTAATCTTCAAGAGAAAAATCGCCTTCTCGAAAAAATCTATGAAACGGAAGGGTTTCGCGTCGAAGATATTCTTGAGGAGTATTATGAGTATGGGCAACGTCTGGCAGCCTATGTTTGCGACACGTCGGTCGTTTTGAACGATGCCATTGACCAAGGGCGGCGCGTCTTGTTTGAAGGGGCACAGGGCGTGATGCTTGATATCGATCAAGGGACGTACCCGTTTGTCACGTCGTCGAATCCGATTGCCGGCGGGGTAACGATCGGTTCCGGCGTAGGGCCCTCAAAAATCCATCATGTCGTTGGGGTATCAAAAGCCTATACGACAAGGGTTGGCGACGGACCGTTTCCGACTGAACTCACCGATGAAGTGGGCGATCGCATTCGCGATATCGGAAATGAATATGGGACGACGACGGGACGCCCTCGCCGCGTCGGCTGGTTTGATTCTGTCGTCGTCCGCCACGCCCGCCGGGTGAGCGGAATTACCGATTTGTCCTTAAATTGCCTGGATGTGCTGTCCGGGCTTGATACGGTGAAAATTTGTGTGGCTTATGAGTACCGGGGTGAGCGGGTTGAAGAGTTCCCCGCAAGTCTGAATGTGCTCGCCGAATGTAAACCGATCTATGAAGAAATGCCGGGGTGGAAGGAAGATATTACCCAAGCTCGAAGCCTTGGTGATTTGCCACCGCGTGCACGGCATTACGCGGAACGTATCGCTCAACTAACAAACATTCCGTTGTCCGTGTTCTCGGTTGGGCCGGACCGGACGCAAACGAATGAAGTGCGTGGTGTGTGGGGATTGTAA
- the dnaB gene encoding replicative DNA helicase: MSDVLSGERTPPQNIAAEQAVLGAIFLEEESLITATERLRPEDFYRASHQRIFRVMTDLSEKAEPVDLVTVTSQLQDHEWLEEAGGISYLTDLANAVPTAANVGYYSQIIEEKALLRRLIRAATSIVSEGYTEEQEVDAVLGEAERMIMEVSNRRTSGSFLSIKEVLMETYDNIEMLQSRGDALTGVASGFQELDRMTAGFQNSDLIIVAARPSMGKTAFALNITQNIATKTDENVAIFSLEMGATQLVQRMLCAEGNIDGARLRTGQLFEEDWEKLAMAMGTLSRAGVYIDDSPGIKVADIRSKCRRLQQEKGLGMVMIDYLQLIQGRGTESRQQEVSEISRNLKAIARELNVPVIALSQLSRGVESRQDKRPMMSDLRESGSIEQDADIVAFLYREDYYDQEAENQNIIEIIISKQRNGPVGNVELAFIKEYNKFVNLDRKHEESVAPPGA; this comes from the coding sequence ATGAGTGATGTTTTAAGCGGCGAACGTACGCCGCCACAAAATATAGCAGCTGAGCAAGCGGTATTAGGGGCTATTTTTCTTGAAGAAGAGTCCCTTATCACCGCCACGGAACGTTTAAGACCCGAAGATTTTTACCGAGCGTCCCATCAACGGATTTTTCGGGTGATGACCGATCTTTCGGAAAAGGCAGAGCCTGTTGATCTTGTTACGGTGACGTCACAGTTGCAAGATCATGAATGGTTGGAAGAAGCCGGTGGAATTTCCTATCTTACCGATCTGGCCAATGCTGTTCCGACAGCGGCAAATGTAGGGTATTATTCGCAAATCATTGAGGAAAAAGCGCTTTTGCGGCGTTTGATCCGGGCGGCAACCTCGATTGTTTCCGAAGGTTATACGGAAGAGCAAGAAGTGGATGCAGTACTTGGCGAAGCGGAACGGATGATCATGGAGGTTTCGAATCGACGGACATCCGGGTCTTTTTTGTCCATCAAAGAAGTGTTGATGGAGACGTACGATAACATTGAAATGTTGCAAAGCCGCGGCGACGCCCTCACCGGAGTCGCGAGCGGTTTTCAGGAACTGGATCGCATGACCGCCGGTTTTCAAAACAGCGATTTAATTATTGTTGCCGCGCGTCCTTCCATGGGAAAAACGGCTTTCGCTTTGAACATCACGCAAAACATCGCGACGAAAACGGATGAAAATGTGGCGATCTTTAGCCTAGAAATGGGCGCGACCCAACTCGTGCAGCGGATGTTGTGCGCAGAGGGGAATATTGACGGTGCCCGTCTTCGTACCGGTCAATTGTTTGAAGAAGATTGGGAAAAATTAGCCATGGCAATGGGAACCCTTTCACGTGCAGGCGTTTATATTGATGATTCTCCCGGCATTAAAGTTGCCGATATCCGTTCGAAATGCCGGCGTTTGCAACAGGAAAAAGGCCTTGGCATGGTTATGATTGATTACTTGCAACTCATTCAGGGACGGGGAACCGAGAGCAGGCAACAAGAAGTATCGGAGATCTCGCGGAACCTTAAAGCGATCGCACGCGAGTTAAACGTCCCTGTGATAGCCCTCTCCCAACTTTCCCGGGGTGTGGAGTCAAGACAGGATAAACGCCCGATGATGTCGGATTTGCGGGAGTCGGGGAGTATCGAGCAGGATGCGGATATTGTTGCTTTTTTATACAGGGAAGATTACTACGATCAAGAAGCGGAGAATCAAAACATCATCGAAATCATCATATCAAAACAAAGGAACGGACCGGTCGGGAACGTGGAACTGGCATTTATTAAGGAATACAATAAATTTGTGAACCTCGATCGAAAGCACGAGGAAAGTGTAGCGCCGCCAGGTGCTTAA
- the rplI gene encoding 50S ribosomal protein L9, whose translation MKVIFQKDVKGKGKKGEVKDVSEGYFRNYLFPNQLAVEATKSNIKELEKKQASDERKEQQALEEAKEKKQELEETTVEILAKAGQGGRLFGAVSTKQITEALKQQGFEIDKRKIDLKDPIRTLGVTKVGIKIHPQVIATVDIHVKEQN comes from the coding sequence ATGAAAGTTATTTTCCAAAAAGATGTAAAGGGCAAAGGCAAAAAAGGGGAAGTTAAAGATGTATCGGAAGGCTATTTTCGAAACTATCTTTTTCCGAATCAGCTTGCTGTCGAAGCGACAAAATCCAATATAAAAGAACTGGAAAAGAAACAAGCGAGCGATGAACGAAAAGAACAGCAAGCGTTGGAAGAAGCCAAGGAAAAAAAACAAGAACTTGAAGAGACGACAGTTGAGATTTTGGCCAAAGCCGGACAAGGCGGCCGTCTTTTCGGTGCCGTCTCTACAAAACAGATTACGGAAGCCCTCAAGCAACAAGGATTTGAAATAGACAAACGTAAAATCGATTTAAAGGATCCAATCCGAACGCTGGGGGTAACAAAAGTCGGGATTAAAATTCATCCGCAAGTGATTGCCACGGTTGACATTCATGTTAAAGAGCAAAACTAA
- a CDS encoding DHH family phosphoesterase produces MPNFLRKHWYDYPILLVFIVALLMNITLFVFHWQLGVFGFVVLIGLTYLAYHIHKRMESDIKKYISRLSHRVNRAGEAAVANFPVGILLYDQNETIQWTNPYLLSYLPNEYIGKSLAVLSDDLPALIQNNNTEHRLQLNGREHYVYERANERLLYFFDMTETVETRDLYNEEQPVIAHILLDNYDDVTQGLEDQVTSRLRGGVLSEINQWANDYGIFLRSVADDRFIAFLNYRTLQEIENNRFQIIDDIREVTMKEKVALTLSIGIGSGERTPRELGALAQSSLDLALGRGGDQVVIKEKNGQVRFYGGKTNAVEKRTRVRARVISHALRDFVLESDQVIVMGHKNPDMDAIGSGLGVLKVAEVNEKDAYIVVDPNEVSPDVHKLMNEVEQHEYLWSRFLTPSESLEQLTKQTLLVIVDTHKPSLVIEPKLLDRVHRVVVLDHHRRGEEFIDDPALVYMEPYASSASELVTELLEYQPNRVSMDALEATAMLAGMMVDTKNFSIRTGSRTFDAASYLKANGADTTAVQLLLKEDLDQYIQRSRLIQKAYLYQAGMAIACSEEGESYHQVLIAQAADTLLTMNGVKGSFVISSLKDDRISISARSLGDVNVQIIMEQLGGGGHSTNAAVQLNDVSLHEVEDRLQTAINEYLEGGNAG; encoded by the coding sequence ATGCCTAATTTTTTAAGAAAGCACTGGTATGATTACCCCATATTGCTCGTTTTTATCGTTGCGTTATTGATGAATATCACGCTTTTCGTTTTTCATTGGCAACTTGGCGTGTTTGGTTTTGTCGTTTTAATCGGGTTAACTTACCTTGCCTATCATATACACAAACGAATGGAATCGGATATAAAAAAATATATTTCGAGGTTGAGCCACCGGGTTAACCGTGCCGGAGAAGCAGCGGTAGCGAATTTTCCCGTCGGTATCTTATTGTACGATCAAAATGAAACGATACAATGGACGAACCCATACTTGTTGTCCTATTTACCGAATGAATACATCGGCAAGTCGCTTGCTGTTCTTTCCGATGACCTTCCAGCGTTAATCCAAAACAATAATACGGAACACCGGTTGCAATTAAATGGCCGAGAACATTATGTGTATGAACGTGCGAATGAACGTCTTTTGTATTTTTTTGATATGACGGAAACCGTTGAGACGCGCGATTTATACAATGAAGAACAACCGGTGATCGCCCACATTTTACTGGATAATTATGATGATGTGACACAGGGGTTGGAAGATCAGGTGACGAGCCGTTTAAGGGGAGGCGTACTTTCCGAAATCAACCAGTGGGCCAACGATTATGGCATCTTCTTGCGCAGTGTTGCAGATGACCGTTTTATCGCTTTCTTGAACTATAGAACGCTTCAAGAGATTGAAAATAATCGTTTTCAAATCATTGATGATATTCGGGAAGTGACCATGAAGGAAAAAGTGGCGCTTACGCTTAGTATAGGCATCGGTAGCGGAGAAAGGACGCCGCGGGAATTGGGGGCGCTTGCCCAATCGAGTTTGGATTTGGCGCTTGGCCGGGGCGGAGATCAAGTGGTTATTAAGGAAAAGAACGGACAAGTGCGCTTTTACGGCGGAAAAACCAATGCGGTCGAAAAACGAACGCGGGTACGTGCCCGTGTCATTTCCCACGCATTGCGGGATTTCGTGCTCGAAAGCGATCAAGTGATTGTCATGGGCCATAAAAATCCGGATATGGACGCAATCGGATCAGGGCTTGGTGTTTTAAAAGTCGCTGAAGTGAATGAAAAGGATGCTTACATCGTTGTGGATCCGAATGAAGTGAGTCCGGATGTTCACAAACTGATGAATGAAGTTGAACAGCATGAATATCTTTGGTCGCGTTTTTTAACGCCGAGCGAATCCTTGGAACAGTTAACAAAGCAGACGCTGCTCGTAATCGTGGATACCCATAAACCGTCGCTTGTGATCGAACCAAAGTTGCTTGATCGTGTCCATCGTGTCGTCGTTCTCGACCATCATCGGCGCGGGGAGGAATTTATCGACGATCCTGCGCTCGTCTACATGGAGCCATATGCTTCTTCAGCGTCCGAACTTGTCACCGAACTCTTGGAGTATCAACCGAATCGGGTGTCCATGGATGCCCTGGAAGCGACCGCCATGCTCGCGGGGATGATGGTGGATACGAAAAATTTCAGCATTCGCACCGGATCCCGCACATTTGATGCCGCTTCCTATTTGAAAGCCAACGGTGCTGATACGACTGCTGTGCAGCTTTTGCTAAAAGAGGATCTTGATCAATATATTCAACGTTCCCGGCTCATCCAGAAGGCTTATCTTTATCAGGCCGGAATGGCGATCGCTTGCAGCGAAGAAGGTGAATCCTATCACCAGGTGTTGATTGCGCAAGCAGCGGATACGTTGCTTACGATGAACGGTGTTAAAGGCTCGTTTGTCATTTCGTCACTCAAAGACGATCGCATCAGCATTAGTGCCCGTTCTCTAGGGGACGTGAACGTTCAGATCATTATGGAACAATTGGGGGGCGGCGGACATTCAACCAATGCAGCCGTGCAATTGAACGACGTTTCGCTTCATGAGGTTGAGGACCGTCTGCAAACGGCGATTAACGAATATTTGGAAGGAGGAAACGCAGGATGA
- a CDS encoding YybS family protein, which translates to MNQSRKITEGAVMIALFAILTAATVYIPVLGILFVWVLPIPLLIYTVRFGPKPGALVLAVSFVAAFLIASAFSIPLVLLFGVGGYVAGVSYHLKRSAFRTLFAGSLSYIFTLVLLFVGSVVILDIHPFEALQGGMEDSVDSAEQMLTSFDQGVDEEQLEFYRESIAQIPQIAPLIMIITGVGYAFLTQVIAHQFLRRLIGGTYRFPPLREWSLPRVFLWYYLAGIIMRLAVIEDQGTTMHMIVSNIFPLLEFAMIIQGASVMFQFVYMRNITRALPILILFPGLMLPLVQVFVRILGILDIGMDLKNRIKSDK; encoded by the coding sequence ATGAATCAATCGAGAAAAATAACCGAGGGAGCTGTTATGATTGCCCTCTTTGCAATTTTAACGGCAGCTACCGTTTACATACCGGTTCTAGGTATATTATTCGTATGGGTTCTGCCCATTCCTCTCCTGATATACACGGTTCGTTTTGGCCCGAAACCCGGGGCGCTGGTCCTTGCCGTCAGCTTTGTCGCGGCCTTTTTAATCGCTTCGGCCTTTTCGATCCCGCTCGTGCTTTTATTTGGGGTGGGCGGCTACGTGGCCGGTGTCAGTTACCATTTAAAAAGGTCTGCATTTCGAACCCTTTTCGCGGGGAGCTTAAGCTATATTTTTACACTGGTTCTGCTCTTTGTCGGATCAGTTGTCATTCTTGATATTCATCCTTTTGAAGCGCTTCAAGGCGGAATGGAGGATTCTGTTGATTCTGCAGAACAAATGCTAACTTCCTTTGATCAGGGAGTGGATGAAGAACAGTTGGAGTTTTATCGTGAGTCTATTGCGCAAATCCCGCAAATTGCACCTTTAATCATGATCATAACCGGTGTGGGCTATGCGTTTTTGACGCAAGTTATTGCCCACCAATTTTTGCGGAGGCTGATCGGAGGGACGTATCGATTTCCGCCCCTCAGAGAGTGGTCGTTGCCGAGAGTATTTCTTTGGTACTATTTGGCAGGCATCATCATGCGGTTGGCAGTGATCGAAGATCAGGGAACAACGATGCATATGATTGTCTCCAATATCTTTCCGTTGCTTGAATTTGCCATGATTATACAGGGAGCATCGGTTATGTTCCAATTTGTATACATGAGGAATATAACGAGAGCACTCCCGATCCTCATCCTTTTTCCGGGATTGATGCTTCCGCTCGTCCAAGTGTTTGTTCGAATCCTTGGGATTTTGGATATCGGAATGGATTTAAAAAACCGGATTAAGTCTGATAAATAG
- the rpsR gene encoding 30S ribosomal protein S18, with amino-acid sequence MARRRGKRRKVCYFTVNKIKTIDYKDVNLLQKFISDRGKILPRRVTGTSAKYQRKLTTAIKRSRQAALLPYAKDD; translated from the coding sequence ATGGCACGCCGCAGAGGCAAGCGCAGAAAGGTATGTTATTTTACCGTTAATAAAATCAAGACGATTGATTATAAAGATGTTAATCTTCTCCAGAAGTTTATCTCGGACCGGGGAAAGATTTTACCGAGGCGGGTAACCGGAACATCTGCGAAGTATCAGCGTAAATTGACGACCGCGATTAAACGTTCGCGTCAAGCTGCGTTACTCCCATATGCAAAAGACGATTAA
- the ssb gene encoding single-stranded DNA-binding protein has translation MINRVVLVGRLTRDPELRYTPNGVAVANFGIAVNRPFTNQYGEREADFLNCVVWRKQAENVANYLKKGSQAGVDGRVQSRSYENREGRRVNVVEIQAESVQFLEPRNVTANRGGDDQGVGAAPGPSNYQGNVGYGQEGQRHSADLNEDPISNDGKPVDISDDDLPF, from the coding sequence ATGATTAATCGCGTCGTGCTCGTTGGACGTCTCACGCGTGATCCGGAATTGCGCTACACCCCGAACGGGGTGGCGGTCGCTAATTTCGGCATCGCCGTTAATCGTCCATTTACGAATCAGTATGGGGAACGGGAAGCGGACTTTTTGAACTGCGTCGTTTGGAGAAAACAGGCGGAAAACGTCGCCAATTACTTGAAAAAAGGAAGTCAGGCAGGCGTAGACGGCCGCGTTCAAAGCCGCAGTTATGAAAATCGGGAAGGACGACGTGTAAATGTCGTTGAAATACAAGCGGAAAGCGTCCAATTTTTGGAGCCTCGTAACGTTACCGCAAATCGGGGCGGGGACGACCAAGGAGTTGGAGCTGCTCCCGGGCCGTCCAATTACCAAGGAAACGTTGGATATGGCCAAGAAGGGCAACGCCACTCCGCCGATTTGAATGAAGACCCTATCTCCAATGACGGGAAACCGGTCGATATTTCCGACGACGATTTACCATTCTAA
- the rpsF gene encoding 30S ribosomal protein S6, producing MRNYEILYILRPTLEEDAVKSTIERFNQILSDNGAEVTEVDEKGRRRLAYEIQDFREGYYVILKVQATPDAINEFDRRIKLTDEVIRTLVVRDDD from the coding sequence ATGCGTAACTACGAGATTCTGTACATTTTAAGGCCGACATTGGAAGAGGATGCAGTCAAATCGACGATTGAACGTTTCAACCAAATTCTTTCCGATAATGGTGCAGAGGTAACGGAAGTTGATGAAAAAGGGAGACGCCGTCTCGCTTATGAAATTCAGGATTTCCGTGAAGGGTATTATGTCATCCTCAAAGTGCAGGCAACCCCTGACGCTATCAATGAGTTTGACCGTCGTATAAAGCTTACCGATGAAGTTATTCGAACGCTCGTTGTTCGAGATGATGATTAA